The Vicia villosa cultivar HV-30 ecotype Madison, WI linkage group LG1, Vvil1.0, whole genome shotgun sequence genome includes a region encoding these proteins:
- the LOC131621247 gene encoding rho GTPase-activating protein 2-like, whose protein sequence is MTIAHSLVTHVTFDRFNGFLGLPVEFEVEIPSRVPSASVSVFGVSAESMQCSYDSKGNSVPTILMLMQDHLYSQGGLKAEGIFCINPENSKEEHVKNQLNSGIVPDDIDVHCLAGLIKAWFRELPSGVLDGLSPEQVLQCNTEEESFELVKQLKPTEPALLSWAIDLMADVVQEEEHNKMNARNIAMVFAPNMTQVNRWLSSCGYKLWYEIRIFFGGPDDNEALAYGMRIAKHPDIVLTVIKVVSPPGTTLSFSAKLVGVASVEYTMLGRM, encoded by the exons ATGACAATTGCTCATTCACTTGTTACTCATGTTACGTTTGATCGGTTTAATGGGTTTCTTGGGCTTCCAGTGGAGTTTGAAGTTGAGATCCCGAGTCGTGTTCCCAGTGCTAG TGTAAGTGTGTTTGGAGTCTCAGCTGAATCAATGCAGTGTTCTTATGATTCAAAAGGAAACAGTGTCCCTACTATTCTTATGTTAATGCAGGACCATTTATATTCACAGGGAGGATTGAAG GCTGAAGGTATATTTTGCATAAACCCAGAAAATAGTAAAGAGGAGCATGTGAAAAACCAATTGAATAGTGGTATCGTGCCTGATGACATTGATGTCCACTGCTTGGCGGGACTAATCAAAGCGTGGTTCCGAGAGCTTCCTTCCGGAGTGCTAGACGGTCTTTCCCCTGAACAAGTTCTTCAATGCAACACAGAAGAAGAATCTTTTGAGCTTGTGAAACAGCTTAAACCAACCGAGCCTGCCTTACTCAGTTGGGCTATTGATCTCATGGCTGATGTCGTCCAAGAAGAGGAACATAACAAAATGAATGCAAGAAACATTGCAATGGTTTTTGCTCCAAACATGACTCAG GTTAACCGATGGTTGTCAAGTTGTGGTTATAAGCTTTGGTATGAGATTCGAATATTCTTTGGAGGACCTGACGATAATGAAGCGCTTGCTTACGGTATGAGAATAGCCAAACATCCTGACATTGTGCTAACTGTTATTAAAGTTGTGTCTCCACCCGGAACAACATTATCATTCAGCGCTAAGTTAGTCGGTGTTGCATCGGTAGAATATACTATGTTAGGAAGAATGTAA